A genomic segment from Sciurus carolinensis chromosome 1, mSciCar1.2, whole genome shotgun sequence encodes:
- the C1H8orf88 gene encoding LOW QUALITY PROTEIN: uncharacterized protein C8orf88 homolog (The sequence of the model RefSeq protein was modified relative to this genomic sequence to represent the inferred CDS: inserted 1 base in 1 codon), which yields METKKLIGKPLQPARPVRHLTSPPGPVFPFNFQNEYPCNTQCLQXGVSRCKTNGMQAFSQGLNEQQQHQSPVKKERIKYSRDFLLKLSSVSICRKKPDFLPDHPIVLQKPENNQSFK from the exons ATGGAAACCAAAAAGTTGATTGGTAAGCCGCTTCAACCAGCAAGACCTGTTCGTCATCTGACTTCTCCACCAG GACCAGTGTTTCCTTTCAACTTTCAAAATGAATATCCATGCAACACTCAGTGCTTAC GTGGAGTTAGCAGA TGTAAGACGAATGGAATGCAAGCCTTTTCTCAAGGTCTTAATGAACAGCAGCAACATCAGTCTCCagttaaaaaag AGAGAATTAAATACAGCAGAGATTTCCTGTTGAAGCTCTCAAGTGTTTCCATCTGCAGGAAAAAACCAGACTTTCTGCCTGATCATCCCATTGTACTTCAAAAACCA GAAAACAACCAAAGTTTTAAGTAG